In Antechinus flavipes isolate AdamAnt ecotype Samford, QLD, Australia chromosome 3, AdamAnt_v2, whole genome shotgun sequence, a genomic segment contains:
- the MRPL47 gene encoding 39S ribosomal protein L47, mitochondrial, with protein sequence MAARGLASLCRGFAAALKTPGMVKTSLAPTARPGLTFSVSNRSIPNITPHHQYRFIHTTLSRKGLEEFFDDPKNWGEETVKSGAAWTCEQLRNKSNEDLHKLWYILLKERNMLLTLEQEAKRQRLPMPSPERLDKVSESMDALDKVIEERDTALRLLQTGQEKARPGAWRKDIFGRIIWYKYKQWPIPWHLNKRYNKKKFYTMPYVEQFVRLRLEKYLRSEAKKKNLQRKKQKLLQRKFPHMST encoded by the exons ATGGCTGCCAGAGGGCTAGCTTCTCTCTGCCGGGGCTTTGCGGCCGCCCTGAAGACCCCGGGAATGGTGAAGACCTCGCTGGCTCCCACCGCCAGACCGGG GTTAACTTTCAGTGTGTCAAACAGGAGTATACCCAACATCACACCCCACCACCAATATAGATTTATTCATACTACTTTGTCAAGGAAAGGACTAGAAGAATTTTTTGATGACCCAAAAAACTGGGGAGAAGAAACAGTCAAATCAG GTGCTGCATGGACTTGTGAACAATTAAGGAATAAGAGTAatgaagatttacataaactttG GTATATCctactgaaagaaagaaatatgcttCTCACCTTAGAGCAGGAGGCCAAAAGACAGAGACTGCCAATGCCGAGTCCAGAACGATTAGACAAG GTGTCAGAGTCCATGGATGCTTTGGATAAAGTTATTGAGGAAAGAGATACTGCTTTGAGACTTCTTCAGACAGGTCAAGAAAAGGCAAGACCAGGTGCTTGGAGAAAAGACATTTTTGGACGTATCATCTG GTACAAGTACAAGCAGTGGCCGATACCTTGGCACCTAAACAAAAGATACAACAAGAAGAAGTTTTATACGATGCCCTATGTAGAACAGTTTGTCAG aCTGAGGCTTGAGAAGTACTTACGTTCCGAagccaagaagaaaaatttgcagagaaagaaacagaaactgCTTCAGAGAAAATTTCCACACATGTCTACTTGA